A part of Paenibacillus sp. sptzw28 genomic DNA contains:
- a CDS encoding bifunctional precorrin-2 dehydrogenase/sirohydrochlorin ferrochelatase, producing MARYYPLMVSLAGKQCIVIGGGVVAERKVQGLLEAGADHVVVISPAASEGLKRLVEDGSIALEQREYQEEDVAGAFLVFAATDERETNRSVSEAAVRFGALVNAADDAAGGDFITPSAVRRGDLLLTVTTGGASPALAARIKRKLAVSFSEEYGVLVARLGQLRERMLADESDEKRRHAVLRLAAEEAEQRIDGSGGPFKEESIDEWMKRLQCAVDGRQT from the coding sequence ATGGCCCGTTATTACCCTCTGATGGTGAGTCTGGCAGGTAAGCAATGTATCGTTATCGGCGGCGGCGTTGTGGCCGAAAGAAAGGTGCAGGGGCTGCTTGAAGCAGGTGCTGATCATGTGGTTGTCATTAGCCCTGCAGCTTCGGAGGGCCTTAAGCGGCTGGTGGAGGACGGGTCTATCGCGCTTGAACAAAGGGAATACCAAGAAGAGGATGTGGCCGGGGCATTTCTGGTCTTCGCCGCTACGGACGAGCGGGAGACCAATCGATCTGTATCGGAGGCAGCTGTCCGCTTCGGAGCGCTTGTGAATGCTGCAGATGATGCGGCAGGCGGCGATTTCATCACGCCTTCTGCCGTACGCCGGGGAGACTTGCTGCTCACGGTAACGACGGGAGGCGCCAGCCCTGCGCTGGCGGCCCGAATCAAACGCAAGCTCGCCGTGAGCTTCAGCGAGGAATATGGAGTTCTGGTAGCGCGCCTCGGGCAGCTGCGCGAGCGGATGCTGGCTGACGAATCTGATGAGAAGCGCAGACATGCCGTTCTTCGATTGGCGGCCGAAGAGGCGGAGCAGAGAATTGACGGGTCCGGCGGGCCGTTCAAGGAAGAAAGCATTGACGAATGGATGAAGAGGCTGCAATGCGCAGTCGATGGGAGGCAGACATAA
- the hemC gene encoding hydroxymethylbilane synthase, whose amino-acid sequence MAHASSGGRRVIVVGTRQSALALTQTGQVIDQLKELCELHKLEYDFEIRKIVTKGDRILDVTLSKVGGKGLFVKEIEQALFDGEIDLAVHSMKDMPYELPDGLMNAAVPKRIDPRDCLVTKGGLPLEQLPHGARVGTSSLRRACQLKHARPDLQLESIRGNIDSRIRKLETEGFDAIVLAAAGLQRMGWEDRISSYVPVEVSVPAVGQGALGIECRVDDSQVRHLLSLLNDPVSSLTVRAERSFLGALNGGCQIPIGAYATIVEPANEESSALLEITGIVGSPDGSVLLKETLRGRDPEALGQEAAAALKAKGADRILAELEE is encoded by the coding sequence ATGGCACATGCGAGCAGCGGCGGACGACGGGTTATCGTCGTCGGGACAAGGCAGAGTGCTCTTGCTTTGACCCAAACGGGACAGGTGATCGACCAGCTTAAAGAGCTGTGCGAATTACATAAACTTGAGTACGATTTTGAAATCCGCAAAATAGTTACTAAAGGAGATCGTATTCTCGACGTTACGCTATCCAAGGTCGGGGGTAAAGGTCTTTTTGTCAAAGAAATCGAACAGGCGTTGTTCGACGGGGAAATCGATCTGGCGGTACACAGCATGAAGGATATGCCGTATGAACTGCCGGATGGATTGATGAACGCCGCCGTGCCGAAGAGGATCGATCCTCGGGATTGCCTCGTGACCAAGGGAGGGCTGCCGCTGGAGCAGCTTCCTCACGGCGCGCGTGTCGGCACCAGCAGTCTGCGGCGGGCTTGTCAGCTCAAGCATGCGCGTCCGGATTTACAGCTGGAATCGATCAGGGGTAATATTGATTCGCGAATCCGCAAGCTGGAAACGGAAGGATTCGACGCGATCGTTCTTGCGGCGGCAGGGCTGCAACGGATGGGCTGGGAAGACAGAATTTCGTCGTATGTCCCTGTAGAGGTGTCGGTTCCCGCTGTCGGACAAGGTGCCCTTGGCATCGAATGCCGTGTAGATGACAGCCAGGTACGCCATTTGCTCTCTCTGCTGAACGATCCGGTGAGTTCCCTTACCGTGCGGGCTGAAAGAAGCTTCCTTGGCGCGCTGAACGGCGGCTGCCAAATTCCGATCGGCGCTTATGCTACGATTGTTGAGCCTGCCAATGAAGAAAGCTCTGCATTACTGGAAATTACAGGGATCGTAGGCTCGCCGGACGGATCCGTACTGCTGAAGGAAACGCTTAGGGGACGCGACCCTGAAGCGCTAGGCCAGGAAGCGGCCGCTGCGCTGAAGGCGAAAGGTGCGGACCGCATTTTGGCGGAACTGGAGGAGTGA
- the cobA gene encoding uroporphyrinogen-III C-methyltransferase, with product MDKGNARAKETGKVYLVGAGPGDPKLITVRGMECIKACDVVVYDRLASPRLLKFLKPGAEKVYVGKLPDRHTMKQEEINQLLVDLSLEGKIVTRLKGGDPTIFGRVGEEAELLQRNGVEFEIVPGITSAIAVPAYAGIPITHRDLASSLSIITGHESPDKLDQSIHWDKVTNATGTLVFLMGVAKIGYIAEQLMKHGKAPDTPVALIRWGTRVEQRTITGTLETIEAIVKAADFQPPAVIVVGEVVRQREKLQWYERKPLFGTRVLVTRARTQSSELADRIEELGGEPCEFPVIETRESSETAAVSHLEESLREAERYDWIMFTSVNGVDYFFNWLAKLRIDIRRFHNARIAAVGPKTAAALEQRGLIVDVLPVKFQAEGLLDSLAEALEAGQTVLLPRGDLAREVLPRQLMAKGLIPVEIDVYETVIAEDQDEETLELLKQGKVDVVTFASSSTVTNLLAVMRRMGVDQPEELLQQVDIACIGPVTAATAAEAGLKVTIQPNDATIDGLVEAISVSRAERKVN from the coding sequence TTGGACAAGGGGAACGCAAGAGCGAAAGAAACGGGTAAAGTTTACCTCGTCGGGGCGGGTCCGGGAGATCCTAAGCTCATTACGGTTCGAGGAATGGAATGTATAAAAGCGTGCGACGTGGTCGTATACGACAGACTGGCAAGTCCGCGTCTGCTGAAGTTTTTGAAGCCCGGAGCGGAAAAGGTTTATGTCGGCAAACTGCCGGACCGGCACACGATGAAGCAGGAGGAAATTAATCAGCTTCTTGTAGATTTATCGCTTGAGGGGAAAATAGTGACCCGTTTAAAGGGCGGCGACCCTACGATTTTCGGCCGTGTCGGCGAAGAAGCGGAGCTGCTTCAGCGTAACGGAGTTGAATTTGAAATCGTGCCGGGCATCACCTCGGCAATCGCCGTACCCGCTTATGCGGGGATACCGATCACCCACCGCGATCTTGCGTCATCCCTCTCGATCATTACGGGGCATGAAAGCCCCGATAAGCTTGACCAATCGATTCATTGGGATAAGGTGACCAATGCGACCGGAACGCTTGTTTTTCTAATGGGTGTCGCAAAAATCGGCTACATTGCAGAACAGCTGATGAAGCACGGGAAAGCACCGGATACCCCTGTTGCCCTCATACGCTGGGGAACACGCGTTGAGCAGCGTACGATTACTGGGACTCTAGAGACAATCGAAGCGATCGTAAAGGCTGCTGATTTCCAGCCTCCGGCTGTCATCGTCGTCGGCGAGGTCGTCAGGCAGAGGGAAAAGCTGCAGTGGTATGAACGAAAGCCTCTATTCGGAACACGGGTGCTGGTGACGCGGGCGAGAACGCAAAGCAGCGAGCTGGCCGATCGCATCGAGGAGCTGGGCGGCGAGCCCTGCGAGTTTCCTGTTATTGAAACCCGGGAATCGTCCGAAACGGCAGCGGTTAGCCATCTTGAAGAATCGCTGCGTGAGGCAGAACGGTACGACTGGATTATGTTCACCAGTGTGAACGGAGTCGATTATTTTTTCAATTGGCTCGCGAAGCTTCGCATAGACATAAGGCGATTTCACAATGCGCGAATAGCAGCAGTCGGGCCAAAGACAGCTGCTGCGTTGGAGCAGCGAGGCCTGATAGTCGATGTTCTTCCAGTCAAATTCCAGGCGGAGGGGCTGCTGGACAGTCTCGCCGAAGCCTTGGAAGCCGGACAAACGGTACTTCTTCCGCGTGGCGACCTGGCCAGGGAAGTATTGCCGAGGCAGCTTATGGCTAAAGGGCTTATACCTGTCGAAATCGATGTCTATGAAACGGTAATCGCGGAGGATCAGGACGAAGAAACGCTTGAACTTCTGAAGCAGGGCAAGGTGGATGTCGTTACGTTCGCAAGTTCGTCGACGGTAACTAATTTGCTGGCCGTTATGCGAAGAATGGGAGTCGATCAGCCGGAGGAACTGCTGCAGCAAGTGGACATTGCCTGCATCGGTCCGGTCACGGCGGCCACGGCAGCAGAAGCTGGACTGAAGGTTACCATTCAACCAAATGATGCGACGATCGATGGTCTCGTTGAAGCGATCTCGGTTTCCCGTGCAGAGCGCAAAGTAAACTAA
- the hemB gene encoding porphobilinogen synthase, with translation MTFPITRHRRMRRTAALRSLVRETQLSVNDFIYPIFVTHGSGIKDEIPSMPGVYHYSLDLLQQEIEAVAASGVQAVLLFGIPEHKDAAGISAYEANGIVQQATRKVKEWAPQLVVIADTCLCQFTDHGHCGVIHHDERSGVAEVDNDSSLELLVKTAVAQAEAGADIIAPSNMMDGFVSAIRDGLDAAGYEMVPIMSYSVKYASAFYGPFRDAAHSAPQFGDRKTYQMDPANAREALREAESDVVEGADMLMVKPALAYLDIIRELKEHFDLPVVTYNVSAEYSMVKAAAANGWIDERAIVLETLTGMKRAGADLIITYHALDAARWLKGE, from the coding sequence ATGACTTTTCCTATTACCAGACACCGCCGGATGCGGCGGACTGCGGCACTTCGCAGTCTTGTGCGCGAAACGCAGCTATCTGTGAATGATTTCATATATCCGATCTTTGTGACGCATGGCAGCGGCATCAAGGACGAAATTCCTTCAATGCCCGGTGTGTATCATTACTCGCTCGACTTGCTGCAGCAAGAAATCGAAGCGGTTGCCGCTTCAGGCGTTCAAGCTGTGCTGCTTTTTGGAATTCCGGAGCATAAAGATGCTGCCGGCATTTCGGCATACGAGGCGAACGGGATCGTGCAGCAAGCGACACGCAAGGTGAAGGAGTGGGCGCCGCAATTAGTCGTGATAGCCGATACATGCTTATGCCAATTTACAGATCACGGGCATTGCGGAGTCATCCACCACGACGAACGCTCAGGAGTCGCGGAAGTGGACAACGATTCCTCGCTGGAGCTGCTTGTAAAGACGGCGGTTGCGCAAGCGGAGGCAGGGGCTGATATAATCGCTCCTTCCAACATGATGGACGGTTTTGTCAGTGCGATTCGCGACGGACTCGATGCAGCGGGCTATGAGATGGTTCCGATCATGTCCTACTCAGTAAAATACGCATCGGCTTTCTACGGACCTTTCCGCGATGCGGCGCATTCGGCGCCGCAGTTCGGGGACCGGAAGACGTACCAGATGGATCCGGCAAATGCGCGCGAGGCTCTGCGGGAAGCGGAATCGGATGTCGTCGAGGGTGCTGATATGCTGATGGTTAAGCCTGCGCTTGCTTATTTGGATATCATCCGTGAGCTTAAAGAACATTTCGACCTGCCGGTCGTCACATATAACGTGAGCGCGGAGTATTCCATGGTTAAAGCCGCAGCTGCAAACGGATGGATCGACGAACGCGCTATCGTGCTTGAAACGTTGACAGGGATGAAGAGAGCCGGTGCGGATTTGATCATTACGTATCATGCGCTTGATGCAGCCCGTTGGTTGAAGGGTGAATAA
- the hemL gene encoding glutamate-1-semialdehyde 2,1-aminomutase: MNEYNRKRQDERSKTAFAQAKKVIPGGVNSPVRAFRSVGLTPVFMERGEGCRVYDIDGNSYIDYVASWGPLIMGHAHPEVVEAIKRTAEKGTSFGAPTELETMMAELVCERVPSVEVVRMVNSGTEATMSALRLARGYTKRSKILKFEGSYHGHADSLLIKAGSGVATLGLPDSPGVPESVASQTITVPYNDLSSVKLAFEKFGEQIACIIVEPVAGNMGVVPPLPGFLEGLRELTQQYGSLLIFDEVMTGFRVHYNCAQGLYGITPDLTCLGKVIGGGLPVGAYGGKRELMEMMAPSGPIYQAGTLSGNPLAMAAGYTTLSLLTPETYEQLERMSVRLQLGFEANASKHGIPSTINRVGSMVCPFFTETHVINYDTAKEADLERFKAYFAAMLDLGVSVAPSQFEGMFVSALHDESTIDATIAAHDEALRRL; this comes from the coding sequence TTGAACGAATATAATCGAAAAAGGCAGGATGAGCGTTCCAAAACGGCTTTCGCGCAGGCGAAGAAGGTTATACCCGGCGGCGTAAACTCTCCGGTTCGGGCTTTTCGGTCTGTTGGACTTACTCCGGTTTTCATGGAACGAGGCGAGGGCTGCCGCGTTTATGATATAGACGGCAACAGCTATATCGATTATGTGGCGTCCTGGGGACCTCTCATTATGGGGCATGCGCATCCTGAAGTTGTCGAAGCGATAAAGCGGACGGCGGAAAAAGGGACGAGCTTCGGCGCGCCTACGGAGCTTGAAACGATGATGGCCGAGCTTGTCTGCGAGCGTGTTCCTTCCGTAGAAGTGGTAAGGATGGTCAACTCCGGGACGGAAGCGACGATGAGCGCCCTTCGCCTTGCCCGCGGTTATACCAAACGCAGCAAAATATTGAAGTTTGAAGGCTCCTATCACGGACATGCCGACAGTCTGCTGATCAAGGCCGGCTCCGGTGTTGCCACGCTCGGTCTGCCGGACAGCCCGGGCGTTCCTGAGAGCGTAGCCTCGCAAACCATTACTGTTCCTTACAACGATTTATCTTCGGTTAAACTTGCGTTCGAGAAATTCGGAGAGCAGATTGCATGTATCATCGTAGAACCTGTCGCTGGAAATATGGGCGTCGTTCCTCCTCTCCCCGGTTTCCTCGAAGGCTTGCGGGAGCTGACGCAGCAATACGGCAGCCTGCTTATTTTCGACGAAGTGATGACCGGCTTCCGCGTTCATTATAACTGTGCGCAGGGCTTATACGGCATTACCCCGGACTTGACCTGCCTTGGCAAAGTTATCGGCGGAGGTCTTCCTGTCGGGGCATACGGCGGTAAGCGCGAGCTTATGGAGATGATGGCTCCGAGCGGTCCGATCTACCAAGCAGGCACCTTATCCGGAAATCCACTGGCGATGGCAGCCGGTTATACGACGCTAAGCCTGCTTACACCGGAAACGTACGAGCAGCTGGAGCGCATGTCGGTGCGGCTGCAGCTTGGTTTTGAAGCCAACGCCTCGAAACACGGCATTCCGAGTACCATAAACCGGGTCGGCTCCATGGTATGCCCATTTTTTACGGAAACTCACGTCATTAACTACGATACCGCGAAAGAAGCGGACTTGGAGCGTTTTAAAGCTTATTTTGCCGCTATGCTCGACCTTGGCGTCAGCGTTGCTCCATCCCAATTCGAGGGAATGTTCGTATCGGCACTGCACGACGAATCGACGATCGACGCGACGATTGCGGCGCATGACGAAGCGCTGCGAAGGCTGTAG
- a CDS encoding RluA family pseudouridine synthase, with amino-acid sequence MNKRAAIERIAHGRNGEWLELSVKSIDSLAEAGVTGITPLQAGSHPHQVRQWLLALALFPEKWVNRLFSVGGIRLERDTVRLRAFAPVDPNTDTIYRLAMQSGQASGGIERVPVLFEDDWCLVLDKPSGMPVHPSAPGQRGTLDEAAAYRCLSLNDPLPVKHIHRLDDDTAGPVLYAKNELSQQRLDEAMRGKLIEREYLALVQGRIKQAKGVIDEPIGKDRHHSARRRVSPTGDAAVTRYERIETYKNASLVRLCLETGRTHQIRVHMSYIGYPLIGDVLYGGSGALLRHQALRGERLTFEHPFTGVPLTVVSPEPVWFREVRIRLSAL; translated from the coding sequence ATGAACAAGCGGGCGGCAATTGAACGGATCGCGCATGGAAGAAACGGAGAATGGTTGGAGCTGTCCGTCAAGTCTATTGACAGCTTAGCCGAAGCCGGGGTCACAGGTATAACTCCATTACAGGCCGGCAGCCACCCGCACCAAGTGCGGCAGTGGCTGCTGGCCCTTGCTTTATTTCCGGAAAAATGGGTGAATCGGCTGTTCTCGGTCGGCGGCATCCGGTTGGAGAGAGATACGGTCAGGCTGCGGGCATTTGCTCCGGTTGACCCGAATACCGATACAATATACCGTTTGGCAATGCAGTCCGGACAAGCGTCTGGTGGCATAGAGCGCGTCCCCGTATTGTTTGAGGACGACTGGTGCCTCGTACTGGACAAACCGTCAGGTATGCCTGTGCATCCTTCGGCGCCCGGGCAGAGAGGGACATTGGATGAAGCCGCCGCCTACAGATGCTTGTCCTTGAATGACCCGCTTCCGGTCAAACATATACACAGGCTTGATGACGATACCGCCGGACCGGTGCTTTATGCCAAAAACGAGCTGTCCCAGCAGCGGCTGGACGAGGCCATGCGCGGCAAACTGATTGAGCGCGAATATCTGGCGCTCGTTCAAGGGCGGATAAAGCAAGCGAAGGGTGTTATCGATGAGCCGATCGGTAAAGACCGGCACCACAGCGCCCGCAGGCGCGTTTCACCGACAGGCGATGCCGCTGTAACACGTTATGAGCGGATCGAGACTTATAAAAACGCTTCGCTGGTCCGTCTGTGCCTGGAAACCGGGCGAACTCACCAAATACGCGTACATATGAGCTATATCGGATATCCGTTAATTGGCGATGTTCTGTACGGGGGCAGCGGTGCCTTGCTGAGGCATCAGGCGCTGCGCGGCGAGCGGCTGACGTTTGAGCATCCTTTTACCGGAGTACCTCTTACAGTTGTTTCCCCTGAGCCGGTCTGGTTCAGGGAGGTCCGTATTCGTTTGAGCGCTCTGTGA
- a CDS encoding LysM peptidoglycan-binding domain-containing protein: MSNRSSGLRFDVYERVHLPEDVAAIHELEEIELVPRIEILHQGEQVLLKGHLLLTGVYRAASEPQTEQALEHWIPVEITLPMNRVHRLDDISVEIDNFDVDLLSARTLNITGVLSLLGIEIDQPRPQEEWQAEEPFTVVHKRDAVEDKHSPAAGAAGAAQSHVEDSTGFEGWAAPSTQSFRDTFSRETAQQEVAERERQEAELHQAVERERQAAELREAAERERQAAELRQAAERERQAAEQRQAAEQEREAALLEAQQHGAAVHEQVALQHREAQRAAEAVLLEKHQQEDAGREAIYREAAERESSELEAVLRQEAQREAALKATIEREALQRREAFQRETFQREAQQLGAFQGETFQREAQQRETEATQATQQESFNQEHAQPQESREAEQSERPLNQQEQELQSGEEPTVDVTPVNLFQTPQNFDGSAEPEADPGRKEMKVALSSKPSQEGAEPSIGSVSFRSLLQTSRREQEAKAAAEQIALLAEEEANKPAEDEIEWKNLFFGRASEEQSFRKVRMCIVQREETLELIAGRYQLQPREIALYNRLSDQSISEGQVLYIP, from the coding sequence GTGTCCAATCGATCGAGCGGCTTACGCTTTGACGTTTATGAACGCGTGCATTTACCGGAAGATGTGGCGGCAATTCACGAGCTGGAAGAAATTGAGCTCGTTCCCCGCATCGAAATCCTGCATCAAGGCGAGCAAGTACTGCTCAAAGGGCATCTGCTGCTGACGGGCGTATACCGTGCAGCCAGCGAGCCGCAAACCGAGCAGGCATTAGAGCACTGGATTCCAGTGGAAATTACGCTTCCGATGAATCGGGTTCACCGGCTTGACGACATCTCGGTTGAGATCGATAACTTTGATGTCGACCTGCTATCGGCCAGAACGCTCAATATAACAGGCGTTTTATCTCTTCTGGGGATCGAGATCGACCAGCCGCGCCCGCAAGAAGAATGGCAGGCAGAGGAGCCGTTCACCGTTGTTCACAAAAGAGACGCGGTGGAAGACAAACACAGTCCGGCTGCAGGTGCGGCCGGGGCTGCTCAGTCTCATGTCGAAGATTCCACAGGTTTTGAGGGGTGGGCGGCCCCTTCCACCCAATCGTTCAGAGACACGTTTAGCCGTGAAACGGCGCAGCAAGAAGTCGCCGAGCGGGAACGTCAAGAGGCCGAACTGCATCAGGCGGTGGAGCGTGAACGCCAGGCGGCCGAACTGCGGGAGGCGGCGGAGCGCGAGCGCCAAGCGGCGGAACTGCGTCAAGCGGCGGAGCGTGAACGCCAAGCGGCGGAGCAGCGTCAGGCAGCCGAGCAAGAGCGTGAAGCTGCTCTCTTGGAGGCGCAGCAGCACGGAGCGGCTGTGCATGAACAAGTGGCTCTTCAGCACAGAGAGGCACAGCGAGCGGCTGAAGCCGTGCTGCTGGAGAAGCACCAACAAGAAGACGCCGGTCGGGAGGCCATCTATCGCGAAGCTGCGGAACGGGAATCGTCGGAGCTGGAAGCGGTGCTTCGACAGGAAGCGCAGCGAGAGGCAGCTCTAAAGGCGACGATCGAGCGTGAGGCCCTTCAGAGGCGTGAGGCGTTCCAGCGTGAAACTTTCCAGCGCGAAGCCCAGCAGCTGGGAGCGTTCCAGGGTGAAACTTTCCAGCGCGAAGCCCAGCAGCGGGAAACGGAGGCGACTCAAGCCACCCAGCAGGAGTCGTTTAACCAGGAGCACGCCCAGCCGCAAGAAAGCCGGGAAGCAGAGCAGTCCGAACGACCTTTAAATCAACAGGAGCAGGAGCTACAATCGGGTGAGGAACCTACCGTGGATGTTACTCCTGTCAACTTGTTTCAGACCCCCCAGAATTTTGACGGCTCGGCGGAACCGGAGGCCGATCCGGGCCGAAAAGAAATGAAGGTGGCGCTGAGCAGCAAGCCCTCGCAAGAAGGGGCCGAGCCGTCGATCGGCAGTGTAAGTTTTCGTTCGCTTCTGCAAACCAGCCGCAGAGAACAGGAAGCAAAGGCAGCTGCCGAGCAAATCGCGCTATTGGCGGAAGAGGAAGCAAACAAGCCGGCAGAAGACGAGATCGAATGGAAGAATCTCTTTTTTGGCCGTGCGTCCGAAGAGCAATCATTCCGGAAAGTGCGTATGTGCATTGTGCAGCGCGAGGAAACGCTTGAGCTTATTGCCGGGCGGTACCAGCTTCAGCCGCGGGAAATCGCGCTCTATAACCGCCTGTCGGACCAGAGTATCAGCGAAGGCCAAGTGCTGTATATCCCATAG
- a CDS encoding valine--tRNA ligase, with protein MSDKQMTTEMPTTYDPKASEAKWYEYWMKGNYFEAGKRPSASPYTIVIPPPNVTGMLHIGHALDFTLQDIMIRTKRMQGFDALWLPGSDHAGIATQTKVEQKLREDGLSRYDLGREKFLGKVWEWKEHYGGTIREQWAKMGFSLDFSRERFTLDEGLSRAVREVFVRLYEKDLIYRGKKIINWDPAARTALSDIEVEYKEVNGHLYHLQYPLKEGGGYLTVATTRPETMLGDTAVAVHPEDERYKHLIGQMLVLPILGREIPVIADDYVEKDFGSGAVKITPAHDPNDFEVGQRHNLPQIVVMDESGVMNDEAGPYNGLDRAECRKRIVADLQAAGVCVKIEDHIHQVGHSERSGAVVEPYLSTQWFVSMKPLAKTAIDAQKSGSGVNFVPDRFEKIYLNWIENVRDWCISRQLWWGHRIPAWYCNDCGAMHVAREDVAACDKCGGSSLRQDEDVLDTWFSSALWPFSTLGWPEQTEDLKRYYPTDLLVTGYDIIYFWVARMIFTALEFTGEIPFKDVLMHGLVRDEHGRKMSKSLGNGVDPLEVIDKYGADAMRFMISTSSTPGQDLRFRWEKVEQARNFANKIWNASRFALMNLEGVTAADIDIRGKLGTADRWILHRLNDTSRDISRLIDGYEFGETGRLLYNFIWDDLCDWYIEFAKLNLYGGDAQAKRATQSVLAYVLDRTQRLIHPFMPFISEEIWQHLPHEGDTITLAAWPEYDKGLEAPDAVREMELLMEIIRSVRNIRAEVNVPMSKKVELLIKPSGEAEAAILGRNEEFVSRFCGTSSLAIDLKAAAPDKAMTAVVTGAELYLPLAGLIDIEQEITRLEKEIQHLTGEVQRVEKKLGNEGFVSKAPAKVIEEERAKMADYADKRDKVKARLADLRG; from the coding sequence ATGTCTGATAAACAAATGACGACCGAGATGCCGACGACTTACGACCCGAAGGCGTCGGAGGCCAAGTGGTACGAGTATTGGATGAAAGGAAATTATTTTGAAGCCGGCAAACGCCCTTCCGCTTCCCCTTATACGATCGTAATCCCGCCGCCAAATGTGACAGGGATGCTTCATATCGGGCATGCGCTGGATTTCACGCTGCAGGATATTATGATCCGTACCAAGAGGATGCAGGGATTTGACGCGCTCTGGCTGCCCGGAAGCGACCATGCAGGTATCGCCACCCAGACGAAAGTCGAACAGAAGCTCAGAGAAGACGGACTTTCCCGCTACGATCTTGGGCGAGAGAAGTTTCTGGGGAAAGTTTGGGAATGGAAAGAGCATTATGGAGGAACAATCCGCGAGCAGTGGGCGAAAATGGGTTTCTCGCTTGACTTCTCACGCGAACGGTTCACGCTTGATGAAGGACTCTCCCGCGCAGTTCGTGAAGTTTTCGTCCGTCTGTATGAGAAGGATCTTATTTACCGGGGCAAAAAAATTATAAACTGGGATCCGGCGGCGCGTACGGCGCTTTCGGACATCGAGGTTGAATATAAGGAAGTTAACGGCCATCTCTACCATCTGCAATATCCGCTGAAAGAAGGCGGCGGTTACTTGACCGTAGCGACCACCCGGCCGGAAACCATGCTAGGCGATACCGCCGTTGCCGTCCATCCCGAGGATGAGAGATATAAGCATCTGATCGGGCAAATGCTCGTGCTTCCCATTCTTGGCAGGGAAATCCCGGTCATCGCAGATGACTATGTCGAGAAGGATTTCGGATCCGGAGCCGTTAAAATTACGCCGGCGCACGACCCGAATGATTTTGAGGTCGGACAGCGCCACAATCTTCCGCAAATCGTCGTGATGGACGAGAGCGGCGTCATGAACGACGAAGCGGGTCCATACAATGGGCTTGACCGGGCAGAATGCCGTAAACGAATCGTTGCGGATCTCCAGGCTGCAGGCGTTTGCGTTAAAATCGAAGACCATATACACCAGGTCGGCCACAGCGAACGGAGCGGTGCGGTTGTCGAGCCCTATTTGTCGACACAGTGGTTTGTATCGATGAAGCCGCTTGCCAAAACGGCTATCGACGCGCAGAAATCAGGCAGTGGCGTTAACTTCGTGCCGGACCGGTTCGAGAAAATATATCTAAACTGGATCGAAAATGTTCGCGATTGGTGCATCTCCCGTCAGCTTTGGTGGGGACATCGCATTCCGGCATGGTACTGCAACGATTGCGGAGCGATGCATGTGGCGCGGGAAGATGTTGCGGCTTGCGATAAATGCGGCGGCTCATCACTGCGGCAGGACGAAGATGTACTTGACACATGGTTCAGCTCGGCGTTATGGCCTTTCTCGACACTGGGCTGGCCGGAGCAAACCGAAGATCTGAAACGGTATTATCCGACCGATTTGCTTGTAACCGGCTATGATATCATCTACTTCTGGGTCGCCCGGATGATATTCACCGCTTTGGAATTTACCGGAGAAATTCCGTTTAAGGACGTCCTTATGCACGGCCTTGTCCGCGACGAGCATGGACGCAAGATGTCCAAGTCGCTTGGCAACGGCGTCGATCCGCTGGAAGTGATTGATAAATATGGCGCAGATGCAATGCGCTTCATGATCTCGACGAGCAGTACGCCAGGCCAGGATTTGCGCTTTCGGTGGGAGAAGGTCGAGCAGGCGCGCAACTTTGCGAACAAGATATGGAACGCGTCGCGGTTTGCGTTGATGAACCTCGAAGGCGTCACCGCCGCCGATATAGACATCAGGGGGAAATTGGGTACTGCCGACCGCTGGATTCTGCACCGTCTTAATGATACATCCCGCGACATTTCTCGTCTGATTGATGGCTACGAGTTCGGGGAAACCGGACGGCTGCTATACAATTTTATCTGGGACGATCTGTGCGATTGGTATATCGAGTTTGCCAAGCTGAATTTGTATGGCGGCGATGCGCAAGCGAAAAGGGCTACGCAGTCTGTTCTCGCTTATGTGCTTGACCGGACGCAGCGGCTGATTCATCCGTTCATGCCGTTCATCAGCGAAGAAATCTGGCAGCACCTGCCTCACGAAGGCGACACGATTACGCTCGCTGCATGGCCTGAGTACGATAAAGGGCTGGAAGCGCCGGATGCAGTTCGCGAGATGGAGCTGCTTATGGAAATCATTCGTTCGGTCCGTAATATTCGCGCTGAAGTAAATGTTCCGATGAGCAAGAAAGTCGAGCTGCTGATCAAGCCTTCCGGCGAAGCGGAAGCCGCGATACTCGGCCGAAACGAAGAGTTCGTCAGCCGATTCTGCGGCACGTCCAGTCTCGCAATCGATCTGAAGGCAGCTGCACCGGACAAAGCCATGACCGCTGTTGTAACGGGGGCGGAGCTGTACTTGCCGCTTGCCGGCCTAATTGATATCGAGCAGGAAATAACGCGGCTGGAGAAGGAAATTCAGCATTTGACCGGTGAAGTGCAGCGCGTGGAGAAGAAGTTGGGTAACGAGGGCTTCGTTTCCAAAGCGCCTGCGAAGGTCATAGAAGAAGAGCGGGCCAAAATGGCCGATTACGCGGATAAACGCGATAAAGTGAAGGCAAGACTTGCTGACCTGCGCGGCTAA